One Maylandia zebra isolate NMK-2024a unplaced genomic scaffold, Mzebra_GT3a scaffold02, whole genome shotgun sequence DNA window includes the following coding sequences:
- the LOC112430840 gene encoding nectin-3-like — protein sequence MAFLRVLLGFFLIAESTALQQDVQVKFGADVTLQCQISTDEIISVLKWSRADLNTDGYVYFYRNKRFYENYQHPSFHGRVKLRDPEMNDGDVSVILKNVTFNDTGMYECHVAVRNPVRNKKAHTEISHFIELTVTGETRDSMFEQPITEGEHGGGNMHFVQEEETPTVLMVVPAVVAAAVLVVTIGGSVLLRTFKRKKQQTPEATTADLKCPAAKI from the exons ATGGCTTTTCTCAGGGTCCTCCTGGGTTTCTTCCTAATTGCTGAATCAACAG CTCTGCAGCAGGATGTGCAGGTGAAGTTTGGAGCAGACGTCACTCTTCAGTGTCAGATTTCCACAGATGAAATAATCTCAGTGCTGaagtggagcagagctgacctgAACACAGACGGCTACGTCTACTTCTACAGGAACAAACGATTCTATGAAAACTACCAACATCCATCTTTTCATGGCCGAGTGAAGCTGAGGGACCCGGAGATGAACGATGGAGACGTTTCTGTGATCCTGAAGAACGTCACGTTTAATGACACTGGGATGTATGAGTGTCACGTAGCTGTGAGGAACCCTGTGAGAAATAAAAAAGCTCACACTGAGATCAGTCACTTCATTGAGCTCACAGTCACAG GTGAAACACGTGACAGCATGTTTGAGCAGCCCATCACAGAAGGAGaacatgggggtggaaacatgcATTTTGTTCAAGAGGAAGAAACTCCAACTGTCCTGATGGTTGTTcctgctgttgttgctgctgctgtccttGTTGTTACTATAGGTGGTTCTGTGCTACTGCGGACgtttaaaagaaagaagcagCAGACTCCTGAGGCAACCACAGCTGATTTGAAATGTCCTGCTGCTAAAATTTAG
- the LOC143415701 gene encoding Fc receptor-like protein 1 produces MIKMSITPLRERMEEISLLWLLFVTFLLICTTNQAHLTVSPNRSQFFEGDFVSLSCEEDDRSTRWNLTRNTRKQQRTQCGVRWGIPARSSCNISYVFPLDSGVYWCESREGPISNMVNLTVTDKSVILQSPVLPVMEGDDVTLLCKTKTTPSNFPAAFFKDGVFIGKEPTGHMTIQHVSRSDEGLYKCDISGHGESPSSWITVTGRPPIKAPLPALKPPISSLSTVSVQPTSGAPPSASTHSQLTLTLLRYLVVFCPYFISTLLMVSLYLSRANNQ; encoded by the exons ATGATCAAAATGTCAATAACACCATTAAGAGAAAGAATGGAAGAAATATCACTGCTGTGGCTGCTCT TTGTGACCTTTTTACTGATCTGCAcaacaaaccaag CTCATCTGACTGTGAGCCCCAACCGATCTCAGTTCTTCGAAGGTGACTTTGTatctctgagctgtgaggaggacgacagGTCTACGAGATGGAATCTGAcaagaaacacaagaaaacaaCAGAGGACTCAGTGTGGAGTTCGGTGGGGAATACCAGCTCGTTCCTCCTGTAACATCAGTTATGTCTTTCCACTGgacagtggagtttactggtgtgagtccagagagggtcccatcagtaacatggttaacctgacagtcactg ATAaatcagtgatcctgcagagtcctgtcctccctgtgatggagggagatgacgtcactctgctctgtaaaacaaagaccactccctccaacTTCCCAGCTGCTTTCTTCAAAGATGGAGTCTTCATCGGGAAAGagcctacaggtcacatgaccatccagcatgtttccaggtctgatgaaggcctctacaagtgtgacatcagcggtcatggagagtctccatccagctggatcactgtcacag GTAGACCTCCAATCAAAGCTCCACTTCCTGCCTTAAAACCACCCATCTCTTCCTTGAGCACAGTTTCTGTCCAGCCCACATCTGGAGCTCCGCCCTCTGCCTCAACACACTCACAGCTCACGCTGACCCTgctccggtacctggtggtgtTCTGTCCATACTTTATCTCCACTCTCCTCATGGTGTCTTTATATTTATCCAGAGCCAATAATCAATAA
- the LOC112431061 gene encoding Fc receptor-like protein 5, translated as MMNRASLLRLLSVISLLCCTTKQARLTVSPSSSQFFKDDFVSLSCEEDDSSPGWTLRRNTSKQQRTQCGDGWGKPAGFSCNISYIDPLESGVYWCESREGPISNMVNLTVTGGSVILQSPVLPVMEGDDVTLLCKTKTTPSNLPAAFYKDGSLIRKQPTGHMTIQHVSRSDEGLYKCNISGHGESPSSWITVTEKPTTTPSPTTSAPPSSSVLSPDSSSLQLVFRVVLHLVVFCPYFISTLLMVSLYRCRAKGNYMHASMVKTPLDEAEQGLNNDYEDVTIEHHF; from the exons ATGATGAACAGAGCTTCTCTACTCCGACTGCTCT CCGTCATCTCCCTACTGTGCTGCACAACAAAGCAAG ctcgtctgactgtgagtcccagcagctctcagttTTTTAAAGACGattttgtgtctctgagctgtgaggaggacgacagctctcctggatggactctgaggagaaacacaagcaaacaacaGAGGACTCAATGTGGAGATGGGTGGGGAAAACCAGCTGGTTTTTCCTGTAACATCAGCTACATTGACCCACTGGAAagtggagtttactggtgtgagtccagagagggtcccatcagtaacatggttaacctgacagtcactg gtggatcagtgatcctgcagagtcctgtcctccctgtgatggagggagatgacgtcactctgctctgtaaaacaaagaccactccctccaacctcccagctgctttctataaagatggctccctcatcaggaagcagcctacaggtcacatgaccatccagcatgtttccaggtctgatgaaggcctctacaagtgtAACATCAGCGGCcatggagagtctccatccagctggatcactgtcacag AAAAACCTACAACCACACCTTCACCAACCACCTCAGCTCCTCCCTCTTCCTCAGTACTGTCCCCTGACTCCTCCTCCCTCCAGTTGGTATTCCGAGTGGTCCTCCACCTTGTGGTGTTCTGTCCATACTTCATCTCCACTCTCCTCATGGTGTCTTTGTATCGATGCAGAGCCAAAG GAAACTACATGCACGCCTCAATGGTAAAGACCCCACTCGACGAGGCTGAGCAGGGATTGAATAATGACTATGAAGATGTCACTATAGAGCATCACTTCTGA